A genomic segment from Panthera tigris isolate Pti1 chromosome A1, P.tigris_Pti1_mat1.1, whole genome shotgun sequence encodes:
- the HTR1A gene encoding 5-hydroxytryptamine receptor 1A, translated as MDVLSPGPGNNTTLSEGPFGTRGNATVISDVTFGYQVITSLLLGTLIFCAVLGNACVVAAIALERSLQNVANYLIGSLAVTDLMVSVLVLPMAALYQVLNKWTLGQVTCDLFIALDVLCCTSSILHLCAIALDRYWAITDPIDYVNKRTPRRAAALISLTWLIGFLISIPPMLGWRTPEDRSDPDACTISKDHGYTIYSTFGAFYIPLLLMLVLYGRIFRAARFRIRKTVKKVEKKGADTRFGVSPARQPKKSVNGEPGSREWRQGVENKAGGAPCTNGAVRQGDDGAALEVIEVHRVGNSKEHLPLPSEASSIPCAPASFEKKNERNAEAKRKMALARERKTVKTLGIIMGTFILCWLPFFIVALVLPFCESSCHMPTLLGAIINWLGYSNSLLNPVIYAYFNKDFQNAFKKIIKCKFCRRR; from the coding sequence ATGGATGTGCTCAGCCCTGGACCTGGCAACAACACCACCTTGTCCGAGGGTCCCTTCGGGACACGCGGCAACGCTACTGTCATCTCCGACGTGACCTTCGGCTACCAAGTGATCACCTCTCTGCTGCTGGGCACGCTCATTTTCTGCGCGGTGCTGGGCAATGCTTGCGTGGTGGCCGCGATCGCCCTGGAGCGCTCCCTGCAGAATGTGGCCAACTATCTCATCGGCTCGCTGGCTGTCACCGATCTCATGGTGTCGGTGCTGGTGCTGCCCATGGCTGCGTTGTAccaggtgctcaacaaatggaCACTGGGACAGGTCACCTGTGACCTATTCATTGCCCTCGACGTGCTGTGCTGCACCTCGTCCATCCTGCACCTGTGTGCCATTGCGCTGGACAGGTACTGGGCCATCACGGACCCCATCGACTACGTGAACAAGAGGACTCCCCGGCGCGCCGCTGCGCTCATCTCCCTCACTTGGCTCATTGGCTTCCTTATCTCCATCCCGCCCATGCTGGGCTGGCGCACCCCCGAAGACCGCTCGGACCCCGACGCGTGCACGATTAGCAAGGACCATGGCTACACTATCTATTCCACCTTTGGAGCCTTCTACATCCCTTTGCTGCTAATGTTGGTTCTCTACGGGCGCATTTTCCGAGCTGCGCGCTTCCGCATCCGCAAAACAGTCAAGAAGGTGGAGAAGAAGGGAGCGGACACCCGCTTTGGTGTGTCGCCAGCCCGGCAGCCCAAGAAGAGCGTAAATGGCGAGCCAGGGAGCAGAGAATGGAGGCAGGGCGTGGAGAACAAGGCAGGGGGGGCTCCGTGCACCAATGGCGCGGTGAGGCAGGGTGACGACGGCGCCGCCCTGGAGGTGATTGAAGTGCACCGGGTGGGCAACTCCAAAGAGCACCTGCCTCTGCCCAGCGAGGCCAGTAGTATCCCTTGTGCCCCCGCCTCCTTCGAGAAGAAGAATGAACGCAACGCCGAAGCCAAGCGCAAGATGGCCCtggccagagagaggaaaacGGTGAAGACGCTGGGCATCATCATGGGCACATTCATCCTCTGCTGGCTGCCCTTCTTCATCGTTGCCCTGGTCCTGCCCTTCTGCGAGAGCAGCTGCCACATGCCCACGCTTCTGGGCGCCATAATCAACTGGCTGGGCTACTCCAATTCTCTGCTCAACCCGGTCATTTACGCCTACTTCAACAAAGACTTCCAAAACGCGTTTAAGAAGATCATCAAGTGCAAGTTCTGCCGCCGAAGATGA